In the genome of Candidatus Desulfatibia profunda, the window AGCTCCGGCAATTAACATGGCATATTTGGATACCATGGTAGAATGCTGCTTGGTATATGGATCCCTGGCTTCAATTGCCTCTACAAAGGCATAGAGTGTCGAAAAAAGATTTTCATAGATGTTTTCATAAAGGGCCAGGTTTTCCACTAAGAATGCAGCCTTCTCGGCCAGGAAATTTAAAAAATATATATCTTTTTCACTAAAAGAACACCGTCCGTTTCTGATCACCAACATCAGGATGCCGAAAAGCTTTGATCTTATTTTGAGAGGAATGCCCATGATACTGCTGTCGCCGTTATTTCCTCTGATGAGACAGGGCATGCCGTCATCCGCAACCTTTTTGACAATCTTATTTTCTATCCGGCCGGCATCCCCGCTAGTTTTATCTTCATCCCTGAAAAAAGAAGCGATAACGGCATGCTCTTTCATTTCCTGGGTAAAAAAGCAAAAATGGGCCTCATCGCAAGCAGTAACTTCTCCGGACAGATTGACCAGCATGTTAAACAGATCTTTACTGCTTGTCACCCGGTTCAATTTCTGAAGTATCAGGTTCAGCGTCCCAATTTCCTTTATTTTCTGCTGCAATTCTTGATTGACCTTCAGAAGCTTTCTGCCCTGTTCGGCTTCTTTTCTTAATAAGATATTTTCGACAAACAGCGATCTTTCCGCCATAACCCGCTTAATCGTAGGAAGGATCTGGTCGATCTTAAATGGTTTGGTCAAAAAATCGACCACCCCGTTTTTTAAGGTCTCGATGGCATTGTTCATCGTCGGGTAACCGGTCAT includes:
- a CDS encoding response regulator, which codes for MNEDLTILVVDDEEYIRDIFKAYFETATDYTVYTAGDGLEALDIIEKENIDCCFTDLSMPRLDGLELTRRIHLIDNTIPVVVMTGYPTMNNAIETLKNGVVDFLTKPFKIDQILPTIKRVMAERSLFVENILLRKEAEQGRKLLKVNQELQQKIKEIGTLNLILQKLNRVTSSKDLFNMLVNLSGEVTACDEAHFCFFTQEMKEHAVIASFFRDEDKTSGDAGRIENKIVKKVADDGMPCLIRGNNGDSSIMGIPLKIRSKLFGILMLVIRNGRCSFSEKDIYFLNFLAEKAAFLVENLALYENIYENLFSTLYAFVEAIEARDPYTKQHSTMVSKYAMLIAGAYGCSQEEIDKLNVAGNLHDIGKIGIPDSILLKPGRLTEEEFEVIKKHPLIGSNIIGHLGMWTDEERIIRHHHERYDGDGYPDRLKGQEIPLLSRILSVADVFDALTTDRAYRKKMADDIAVNIIKENSGSQFDPEIAGVFLELYYHGKLNPNVL